The following coding sequences are from one Oscillospiraceae bacterium window:
- a CDS encoding tryptophan-rich sensory protein produces the protein MSNKTKNVLKTVFYSLIIIVLAMFGSMGSKEYYSTLNLPKGAPPSWLFPVAWGIIYTLIIIAAIIIVVKAKDGMYKKDAISFYYTQLLVNAFWPYLFFVFKTPLLAFLWLILLLVLVVINALKFYNLNKISGYLYIPYILWLLYAGYINLFVALLN, from the coding sequence CGCTTATAATTATTGTTCTTGCAATGTTCGGGTCAATGGGGTCAAAAGAGTATTACAGTACGCTTAATCTTCCAAAAGGCGCTCCTCCTTCATGGCTTTTCCCTGTTGCGTGGGGAATAATTTATACACTTATAATTATTGCTGCCATAATTATAGTTGTTAAAGCAAAAGACGGAATGTATAAAAAAGATGCCATATCTTTTTATTATACACAACTTCTTGTAAATGCTTTCTGGCCGTATCTTTTCTTTGTGTTTAAAACGCCTCTTCTTGCATTTTTATGGCTTATTCTTCTTTTGGTCTTAGTGGTGATTAATGCATTGAAATTCTACAATCTTAATAAAATTTCAGGATATTTGTATATTCCTTATATACTGTGGCTCCTGTATGCAGGATATATTAACCTGTTTGTAGCACTTCTTAATTAG